A genomic window from Salvia miltiorrhiza cultivar Shanhuang (shh) chromosome 5, IMPLAD_Smil_shh, whole genome shotgun sequence includes:
- the LOC130985749 gene encoding protein DETOXIFICATION 40-like, translated as MLGREVYIVVCILQIHIYLSTLNTTAVFPLHNHLLVLVKSMEHEQNEAAVQVAHSSSELEKVLSDMDLAWSTRYKKASWIELKLLFKLAAPAVMMYLINNSMSMSTRIFSGHLGNLEFAAACLGNQGIQLFAYGLLLGMGSAVETLCGQAYGAGRYEMLGVYLQRATVVLTLFSLPIVVVYLLSRQLLLAIGEEKQVAELASVFVYGLIPQVFAYAVNFPIQKFLQAQSIVGPSAAISVATLAVHLGLSWTAVYRIGMGLFGAALVLSLSWWIIVAGQVAYILRSQRCKETWRGLKWEALTGVGDFVKLSIGSAVMLCLEAWYFQVLVLVAGLLQDPQLSLDALSVCMSINGLLFMVAIGFNAAASVRVGNEIGAGHSKAAAFSVVVVNLVSLVVAVIEAMVVLSQRHVISYVFTGGERVANAVADLCPLLAVTLILNGLQPVLSGVAVGCGWQAFVAYVNVGCYYVVGIPLGCILGFKFNLGVKGIWGGMIGGTMMQTFILLWVTFRTDWNKEVEKAKKRLDKWQDIKEPLLVKD; from the exons ATGTTAGGGCGCGAAGTATATATAGTAGTATGTATATTACAAATCCATATATATCTTAGTACACTAAATACGACTGCTGTGTTTCCTCTACACAATCATTTGCTTGTGTTGGTTAAATCTATGGAGCACGAGCAGAATGAAGCAGCAGTGCAAGTGGCTCATTCGAGCTCGGAGCTGGAAAAGGTGCTGTCAGACATGGATTTGGCATGGTCGACGCGATACAAGAAGGCCTCCTGGATTGAGCTCAAACTCCTCTTCAAACTCGCCGCGCCCGCCGTCATGATGTACCTCATCAACAACTCCATGTCCATGTCCACTCGCATCTTCTCCGGCCACCTCGGCAACCTCGAGTTCGCCGCCGCCTGTCTCGGCAATCAAGGCATCCAACTATTCGCCTACGGCCTCCTC CTCGGAATGGGGAGCGCCGTGGAAACCCTCTGCGGGCAGGCGTACGGCGCAGGGCGGTACGAAATGCTAGGCGTCTACCTGCAGCGCGCCACGGTGGTGCTGACGCTCTTCAGCCTCCCCATCGTGGTGGTTTACCTGCTGTCGCGGCAGCTCCTGCTGGCGATCGGCGAGGAGAAGCAGGTGGCGGAGCTGGCGTCGGTGTTCGTGTACGGGCTGATCCCGCAGGTGTTCGCGTACGCTGTCAATTTTCCGATACAGAAGTTCCTGCAGGCGCAGAGCATCGTGGGGCCGAGCGCGGCGATTTCGGTGGCGACGCTGGCGGTGCATCTAGGTCTGAGCTGGACGGCAGTGTACAGGATAGGGATGGGGCTGTTTGGGGCGGCGCTGGTGCTGAGCCTGTCGTGGTGGATAATCGTGGCGGGACAAGTCGCGTACATATTGAGGAGCCAACGGTGTAAGGAGACGTGGAGGGGATTAAAGTGGGAGGCGCTGACGGGTGTGGGGGACTTTGTCAAGCTGTCGATTGGTTCCGCGGTGATGCTGTGCTTGGAGGCGTGGTACTTTCAGGTACTAGTCTTGGTAGCCGGCTTGCTCCAGGATCCTCAACTCTCTTTGGATGCTCTTTCTGTATG CATGTCAATAAATGGGCTGCTATTCATGGTCGCAATCGGATTTAATGCTGCTGCCAG TGTGAGGGTAGGGAATGAGATCGGAGCAGGGCACAGCAAGGCTGCGGCGTTCTCGGTGGTTGTGGTGAATTTGGTGTCCCTGGTGGTGGCGGTGATCGAGGCTATGGTGGTGCTGTCGCAGCGCCACGTCATCAGTTACGTGTTCACCGGCGGTGAAAGAGTGGCGAATGCAGTGGCGGATCTCTGTCCTCTCTTAGCAGTCACCCTCATATTAAACGGCCTCCAACCGGTCTTGTCTG GAGTGGCGGTGGGGTGTGGATGGCAGGCATTTGTGGCATATGTGAATGTAGGTTGCTACTATGTGGTGGGAATTCCACTAGGATGCATTCTTGGCTTTAAATTTAATCTTGGGGTTAAG GGCATCTGGGGCGGCATGATCGGAGGGACGATGATGCAAACTTTCATCCTACTGTGGGTCACTTTCCGTACGGACTGGAATAAAGAG GTGGAGAAAGCCAAGAAACGTTTGGACAAGTGGCAGGATATTAAAGAGCCTCTGCTGGTGAAGGACTAA